One genomic region from Marmota flaviventris isolate mMarFla1 chromosome 6, mMarFla1.hap1, whole genome shotgun sequence encodes:
- the Mapk13 gene encoding mitogen-activated protein kinase 13 has protein sequence MSLTRKKGFYKQDVNKTAWELPKTYLCPTHVGSGAYGAVCSAIDKRSGEKVAIKKLSRPFQSEIFAKRAYRELLLLKHMQHENVIGLLDVFTPASSLRNFHDFYLVMPFMQTDLQKIMGMEFSEEKIQYLVYQMLKGLKYIHSAGVVHRDLKPGNLAVNEDCELKILDFGLARPADAEMTGYVVTRWYRAPEVILSWMHYNQTVDIWSVGCIMAEMLTGKTLFKGKDYLDQLTQILKVTGVPGAEFVQKLNDKAAKSYIQALPQSPKKDFTQLFPRASPQATDLLEKMLELDVDKRLTASQALAHPFFEPFRDPEEETEAQQPFDDALEHQKLTVDEWKQHIYKEIMNFSPIARKDSRRRSGMRLQ, from the exons ATGAGCCTTACCCGGAAAAAGGGCTTCTACAAGCAGGACGTCAACAAGACCGCCTGGGAGCTGCCCAAGACCTACCTGTGCCCGACGCACGTCGGCAGCGGGGCCTATGGCGCCGTGTG CTCCGCCATCGACAAACGGTCAGGGGAGAAGGTGGCCATCAAGAAGCTGAGCAGGCCTTTCCAGTCTGAGATCTTCGCTAAGCGGGCTTATCGAGAGCTCCTGCTGCTGAAGCACATGCAGCATGAGAAC GTCATTGGGCTCCTGGATGTCTtcaccccagcctcctccctgcgCAACTTCCATGACTT CTACCTGGTGATGCCCTTCATGCAGACAGACCTGCAGAAGATCATGGGGATGGAGTTCAGTGAGGAGAAGATCCAGTACCTGGTGTATCAGATGCTCAAAGGTCTTAAG TACATCCACTCGGCTGGGGTTGTCCACAGG GACCTGAAGCCAGGCAACCTGGCCGTGAACGAGGACTGCGAGCTGAAG ATCCTGGATTTTGGGCTGGCACGGCCTGCGGATGCTGAGATGACTGGCTACGTGGTGACCCGTTGGTACCGGGCCCCTGAAGTGATCCTCAGCTGGATGCATTATAACCAGACTG TGGATATTTGGTCTGTCGGCTGCATCATGGCTGAAATGCTGACCGGGAAAACTCTGTTCAAGGGGAAAGATT ACCTGGACCAGTTGACCCAGATCCTGAAAGTGACTGGGGTGCCAGGCGCAGAGTTTGTGCAGAAGCTGAATGACAAAGCG GCCAAATCCTACATCCAGGCCCTGCCACAGAGCCCCAAGAAGGACTTCACTCAGCTCTTTCCACGTGCCAGCCCTCAGG CCACAGACCTGCTGGAGAAGATGCTGGAACTGGATGTGGACAAGCGTCTGACGGCCTCACAGGCCCTCGCCCACCCCTTCTTTGAACCTTTCCGGGACCCTgaggaggagactgaggcccagcaGCCATTTGACGATGCCTTAGAGCACCAGAAACTCACAGTGGACGAATGGAAGC AGCACATCTACAAGGAGATCATGAACTTCAGCCCCATTGCCCGGAAGGACTCGCGGCGCCGGAGTGGCATGAGGCTGCAGTGA